One segment of Candidatus Nitrospira nitrosa DNA contains the following:
- a CDS encoding c-type cytochrome yields the protein MSEVAQLQLIALSIVGVGILILLFIKAVFVRVTGFVFIVLGLFSLMSLAVPQLASLPPAEEKIDISSIKTPTDIAAIGQTVFFSKGQCALCHSIGPSESARCPDLKGIGAKLSKDFLYESLTDPQAFVYQDYRHGGVPKEYPATMPAINKDPIGLSKNEILAIIAFLQQMSGEPISVNVSELEIPGKTPAAPVKSAEAALVADAHTN from the coding sequence ATGAGTGAAGTAGCGCAATTACAGCTGATCGCATTGTCGATTGTCGGGGTCGGGATTCTCATCCTCCTCTTCATTAAGGCCGTCTTTGTTCGGGTCACAGGATTTGTCTTTATCGTCCTGGGGCTGTTTTCACTGATGTCCCTAGCTGTGCCTCAGCTGGCCTCCCTGCCTCCGGCTGAAGAGAAAATCGATATCAGCAGTATCAAAACCCCAACCGATATTGCCGCAATCGGGCAAACGGTATTTTTCAGTAAAGGGCAATGTGCTCTGTGCCATTCAATCGGACCCAGCGAGTCCGCACGATGCCCGGATTTGAAGGGCATTGGCGCTAAATTAAGCAAGGATTTTCTCTATGAAAGCCTGACAGATCCACAGGCATTCGTGTACCAGGACTACCGGCATGGTGGTGTGCCTAAGGAGTATCCAGCGACGATGCCCGCTATCAATAAGGATCCCATCGGGTTGTCGAAGAATGAGATTTTGGCGATTATCGCATTTCTCCAGCAAATGAGCGGCGAGCCGATCTCCGTCAACGTCTCAGAGCTTGAAATTCCAGGTAAAACGCCGGCTGCTCCCGTGAAATCAGCGGAAGCGGCACTTGTGGCGGACGCACACACGAATTAG
- a CDS encoding cytochrome ubiquinol oxidase subunit I — MKTHSSSLLALALLALLCGLGISDVFAQEAGISPVDFPYTGNRTAVWIVAQLHILFAAFILGAPIFVVISEWLGYRKQDARYDRLAKEVTKVTVILFSMTAVTGGLFIFVLLAAYPQFTTSFINQFYVVFAILYPALFIAETILMYAYLYTWDIWKGEKKGRHIALGVLLNLVCLLILFVINGPTSFMNTPPKAEGVSPQDFLAAATLWDKIANQSWFPLSLHRIDGNVAFGGFIAGLIAAYMYMAAKTKEERAYYDWMGFVAIWIAVGGSLLQPFTGLLLAYEMCDYDFSFCPYMMADQLSMFFEMQGIMIGLLFLGINYYSWLSVKRIEGADNVRISILAPIVLIVLLPVTMWVMNSWWIPDPMSLAFLLPLTLSPFLLGRFVPMTVSARTVIKIGFIVMLISDAVWLTPAGFVATGTDMPDEMKLPEGWDYLSSMPAKLSAILTLVFVTIVNFVLYNRAIKQGTIIWGKIDFAAQFVLIFLAFTSTWIMGLMGAVRSLLKKYFHTYSLVSDLSAESFTPTLSYSAGWITAITVFFIAVVTVAALIAIRPSVAPAKEPEASPVPVPVK, encoded by the coding sequence GTGAAAACACATTCGAGCAGTCTCCTGGCTCTCGCTCTTCTGGCGTTGCTGTGCGGTTTGGGTATTTCAGACGTATTTGCCCAGGAAGCTGGGATTTCTCCCGTAGACTTCCCGTACACCGGAAATCGAACGGCGGTATGGATCGTCGCGCAGCTACATATCTTGTTTGCAGCCTTTATTCTTGGAGCTCCAATCTTCGTCGTGATTTCCGAATGGTTGGGCTATCGGAAGCAAGATGCACGATACGATCGTCTTGCTAAAGAAGTGACCAAGGTGACGGTGATTCTTTTCAGTATGACGGCAGTGACCGGCGGGTTGTTCATCTTTGTTCTTCTTGCCGCCTACCCCCAGTTCACCACGTCTTTTATCAATCAATTCTATGTTGTCTTTGCGATTCTCTATCCAGCCTTATTTATCGCCGAGACCATTCTCATGTATGCCTATCTTTATACCTGGGATATTTGGAAGGGTGAGAAGAAGGGGCGTCATATTGCATTAGGTGTGCTGCTGAACCTGGTATGCCTGCTCATCCTGTTTGTGATCAACGGTCCCACATCGTTCATGAATACCCCACCGAAGGCCGAGGGTGTTTCACCGCAGGACTTTCTTGCTGCGGCGACCTTGTGGGATAAAATTGCGAACCAAAGTTGGTTTCCGCTCAGCTTGCATCGAATCGACGGGAACGTCGCATTTGGTGGTTTCATCGCCGGGCTGATTGCTGCCTATATGTACATGGCGGCCAAAACAAAGGAAGAACGGGCCTATTACGATTGGATGGGGTTCGTCGCGATTTGGATTGCGGTCGGGGGATCGTTGTTACAGCCCTTTACTGGACTGTTGTTGGCCTACGAGATGTGCGACTACGACTTCTCTTTTTGCCCCTACATGATGGCCGATCAGCTCTCGATGTTTTTTGAGATGCAGGGGATCATGATCGGGCTCTTGTTTCTGGGGATCAACTATTACAGTTGGTTGAGTGTCAAGCGTATTGAAGGGGCTGACAATGTTCGGATAAGCATCCTGGCCCCCATTGTGTTAATTGTCCTGCTCCCGGTCACCATGTGGGTCATGAACAGTTGGTGGATTCCGGACCCCATGTCGCTGGCCTTCCTCCTGCCTCTAACGCTGTCGCCGTTCCTCCTTGGCCGCTTTGTGCCAATGACGGTTTCTGCACGGACGGTCATCAAGATTGGGTTTATCGTCATGCTCATCAGTGACGCGGTCTGGCTCACTCCTGCTGGTTTTGTGGCTACAGGGACCGACATGCCAGATGAGATGAAATTGCCGGAAGGCTGGGACTATTTATCGTCTATGCCGGCTAAGCTGTCCGCCATTTTGACATTAGTGTTTGTGACCATCGTCAATTTCGTCTTGTACAACCGTGCGATCAAGCAGGGCACCATTATATGGGGGAAGATTGATTTCGCAGCTCAATTCGTCTTGATCTTCCTGGCGTTCACATCCACCTGGATTATGGGATTAATGGGAGCGGTACGCTCGCTCTTGAAGAAGTATTTTCATACCTACAGCCTGGTATCGGATCTTAGTGCGGAGTCGTTTACTCCAACGCTTTCATATTCTGCTGGATGGATTACTGCGATCACGGTATTTTTTATCGCTGTTGTGACAGTTGCAGCTCTGATTGCCATTCGGCCGTCTGTGGCGCCGGCCAAAGAGCCTGAGGCGAGTCCTGTTCCTGTTCCGGTCAAGTAA
- a CDS encoding c-type cytochrome produces the protein MKAARLGVIGLAVGMIGGLAVLTGGCANEQEKRGHELYTHYCSDCHGESGKQNEGFNWSSMPDPKPKDLSNKSEMGTFKDEELFATISRDMLDTTEEGGDPIGDDDFAVPTMPTFKYTLSEDEVWAIVGHVRTLHGMKMEFNVAARKTSLEEGLKVSQTKFEQAKQAYEAAEKKASDEAERKSEQLKKDVDVDESAYAAEQAAMVQAKKEMDVAQIALNNFSTRPGKGVSVPRPDLAVKPAETAKLVDRGKQLYENKYGCNGCHNLAGEGGKIGPALDRAGFRLNATWIYRWLKNPQAMDTHTRMPALGLNDADAKAVTLYVSTLRAPKEEPAVVKPVEKP, from the coding sequence ATGAAGGCGGCACGGCTGGGTGTCATTGGATTAGCGGTGGGGATGATCGGCGGCTTGGCTGTGCTCACTGGCGGGTGCGCCAACGAGCAAGAGAAGCGAGGTCATGAACTCTATACCCACTACTGCAGTGATTGTCACGGGGAAAGCGGTAAGCAGAACGAAGGCTTCAATTGGTCATCGATGCCGGATCCAAAACCAAAGGATCTGTCGAATAAATCTGAGATGGGTACGTTCAAAGATGAGGAGCTCTTCGCGACGATCTCACGCGACATGTTGGACACCACTGAAGAAGGCGGTGATCCGATTGGAGATGATGATTTTGCGGTGCCGACCATGCCAACGTTCAAGTATACGCTATCGGAGGATGAGGTGTGGGCGATCGTCGGGCATGTCCGCACGTTACATGGCATGAAGATGGAGTTTAATGTCGCTGCACGCAAGACCTCGCTGGAAGAAGGACTGAAGGTCTCACAGACCAAGTTCGAGCAAGCGAAGCAGGCCTATGAGGCCGCGGAAAAGAAAGCCAGTGACGAAGCCGAGCGAAAGAGTGAGCAACTGAAGAAAGATGTGGATGTCGATGAGTCTGCCTACGCGGCTGAACAAGCCGCAATGGTGCAGGCTAAGAAAGAAATGGATGTCGCACAGATCGCACTGAATAATTTCTCGACCAGACCTGGCAAAGGGGTGAGTGTTCCCCGGCCTGACCTGGCGGTCAAACCAGCCGAGACGGCAAAATTGGTCGATCGTGGGAAACAACTCTACGAAAACAAGTACGGGTGTAACGGTTGTCATAATCTTGCAGGCGAAGGTGGAAAGATTGGTCCCGCGCTTGATCGCGCTGGGTTTCGGCTGAATGCCACATGGATCTACCGCTGGCTGAAAAATCCGCAGGCGATGGATACACATACTCGTATGCCGGCCTTGGGCCTCAATGATGCGGATGCGAAAGCGGTCACTCTTTATGTGTCGACGCTTAGAGCCCCTAAGGAGGAACCGGCTGTTGTGAAGCCGGTTGAGAAGCCCTAA
- a CDS encoding cytochrome ubiquinol oxidase subunit I, translating into MSAIQEVETIQRALRAMRGQERWLVGLLLTVGWFLLLPSMGLAAEGTTAGPTEYRDIPYIGSRNLVWIVAQLHLLLAGFVLGVPIFAWLCEVIAWRGGEKRYDKLAKEFTKLLTSAYATTALFGGILLFLLVAFYPKLMNYLTDVFFPSFLVYCLLFLLETATLYLYWYGWDAMQDGKKKTLHVFLGFLLNFFALFIMIVPNAWATFQSSPVVIADGTAFERAWAATWNPTWWPINIHRLIANVVLGGYICGAYAGVRYLSVKSPEDREHYDWMGYVGNFIGVFGLLALPFAGYWLMREIYQYNQQMGITLMGGFLSWLFIIQAMLIGVLFLGSNYYFWLGITYRIPGSEAKYRRAMLMMLVSLLLCLAVWMTPHSLVASIEEAQKMGGAHHPLLGVLGVMSAKMTVSNLMILITFMSFVMYWRAGKQDTAGWAKLGKAVMGAVLVVASLAVIVLGIWGYFVPAIVRINYFSTSQVAIVGFVILTITPLTALLLKSAKTTTEMVWGSMPPRAGYALVLNAVMVILLMTLMGYARSSSRVHWHVYGVLRDTSPYAYSPALGSASLIMAFCTFFFCILVAFIFWVATMGDKYKATAGTGKGELPHGIPALAGGAPEERQQG; encoded by the coding sequence GTGAGTGCCATACAGGAGGTCGAAACAATTCAACGGGCTCTCCGGGCCATGCGTGGTCAAGAGAGATGGCTTGTCGGTCTCTTGTTGACGGTTGGTTGGTTCCTCCTTCTCCCTTCAATGGGTCTAGCGGCTGAGGGAACCACTGCCGGACCGACCGAGTATCGGGACATTCCCTACATCGGTAGCCGGAACCTGGTGTGGATCGTAGCCCAGCTCCACCTCTTGCTGGCTGGTTTCGTTCTGGGTGTACCGATCTTTGCCTGGCTATGCGAAGTCATTGCATGGAGAGGCGGAGAAAAGCGTTACGATAAGCTTGCGAAGGAGTTTACCAAGCTTCTGACTTCAGCCTATGCCACCACGGCGTTGTTCGGCGGCATTCTGTTGTTTCTCTTGGTGGCTTTTTATCCCAAGCTCATGAACTATTTGACGGATGTGTTCTTCCCGTCCTTTTTGGTCTACTGTCTCCTGTTCTTGCTCGAAACGGCGACACTGTACCTGTATTGGTACGGGTGGGATGCGATGCAGGACGGCAAGAAGAAGACCCTGCACGTGTTTCTCGGTTTCCTGCTTAATTTCTTCGCCTTATTCATCATGATCGTGCCAAATGCGTGGGCGACATTCCAATCAAGCCCGGTCGTGATCGCTGACGGGACGGCGTTCGAGCGTGCCTGGGCCGCGACGTGGAATCCGACTTGGTGGCCGATCAATATCCATCGGTTAATCGCCAACGTCGTGCTAGGCGGATACATCTGCGGAGCGTATGCGGGCGTCCGGTATCTTTCGGTGAAGAGCCCAGAAGATCGGGAACATTACGATTGGATGGGGTACGTCGGTAACTTTATCGGGGTATTCGGTCTGCTTGCCTTGCCGTTCGCGGGCTATTGGCTTATGCGCGAAATTTACCAGTATAACCAACAGATGGGCATCACCCTGATGGGAGGTTTCCTCTCCTGGCTGTTTATCATCCAGGCCATGCTGATCGGTGTGCTGTTTCTTGGCTCAAACTATTATTTCTGGCTGGGAATTACCTACCGGATTCCAGGATCGGAGGCGAAGTATCGACGAGCGATGTTGATGATGCTCGTCAGCTTGCTGCTCTGTCTTGCGGTCTGGATGACGCCGCACTCACTCGTCGCCAGCATTGAGGAAGCTCAAAAGATGGGTGGTGCGCACCATCCTCTGCTCGGCGTACTGGGGGTTATGTCGGCCAAAATGACGGTCTCCAACCTCATGATTCTCATTACGTTCATGAGTTTTGTTATGTATTGGCGGGCAGGAAAACAAGATACGGCAGGATGGGCGAAGCTGGGAAAGGCAGTCATGGGTGCCGTCCTCGTGGTCGCCAGCCTTGCTGTCATCGTTCTTGGCATATGGGGCTATTTTGTGCCGGCGATCGTCCGTATCAACTACTTTTCAACGTCCCAGGTGGCGATCGTGGGTTTTGTTATTCTGACGATCACGCCGTTGACGGCCCTATTGCTCAAGAGTGCCAAGACGACGACGGAGATGGTCTGGGGCAGCATGCCCCCTCGGGCTGGCTATGCGCTGGTGCTCAATGCAGTCATGGTGATTTTGCTGATGACGTTGATGGGTTATGCAAGGTCTTCCTCCCGGGTTCATTGGCATGTGTATGGAGTTCTTCGTGATACATCGCCCTATGCCTATTCGCCGGCACTCGGCAGCGCTTCGTTGATTATGGCGTTCTGTACGTTTTTCTTCTGCATCCTCGTGGCGTTTATCTTCTGGGTCGCGACCATGGGTGATAAATACAAAGCGACAGCCGGAACTGGAAAAGGGGAGCTGCCGCATGGCATTCCTGCCCTGGCCGGCGGTGCACCGGAGGAGCGGCAACAAGGATAG
- a CDS encoding c-type cytochrome → MGALGKPIILMVGMYAFLKFVLPNIPGSAPLPSSLIFLYLLLTASGIVIFETLSGESKDAFWGPIQRFLTGENIGGLQALRYGVFILFPLLVGWQTYGSTAVSDLPPTESRTIHPAPPGEYTGLSNPVPKTPENIMQGKGFYAAYCSPCHGGNFDGKGPAARGYIPAPANFADPTTIAMLQESYLFWRIKKGGIGLPIEGAPWKSAMPRWEVELPDEWIWKIIMGEYDGAHQSPRTWE, encoded by the coding sequence ATGGGGGCGTTAGGGAAGCCGATCATTCTCATGGTGGGCATGTATGCGTTTCTGAAATTTGTATTGCCAAATATACCGGGCTCAGCCCCATTGCCATCCAGCTTGATTTTTCTCTATCTGCTCCTGACGGCGTCTGGGATCGTCATCTTTGAGACACTGAGCGGAGAGTCGAAGGATGCTTTCTGGGGACCCATCCAACGGTTTCTCACGGGTGAGAACATCGGCGGTCTCCAAGCACTTCGTTACGGGGTCTTCATCCTCTTTCCTTTACTGGTCGGATGGCAAACGTATGGGAGTACCGCGGTGAGTGACCTTCCGCCGACGGAAAGCCGGACGATTCATCCCGCACCGCCTGGGGAATACACCGGTCTCTCAAACCCTGTTCCTAAGACCCCAGAAAATATTATGCAGGGCAAAGGGTTTTATGCAGCCTACTGCTCACCCTGCCATGGGGGAAACTTTGATGGGAAGGGACCGGCTGCTCGTGGGTATATTCCAGCACCGGCCAATTTCGCTGATCCCACGACGATCGCCATGTTGCAAGAGAGTTATCTGTTTTGGCGAATTAAGAAAGGTGGGATTGGCCTTCCAATCGAAGGGGCACCGTGGAAATCTGCAATGCCTCGCTGGGAAGTTGAGTTACCTGACGAATGGATTTGGAAGATTATCATGGGAGAGTACGACGGAGCCCACCAGTCACCACGAACCTGGGAGTAG
- a CDS encoding c-type cytochrome, producing MWNLFKKLAVGLIVGGGLVAIANSQEVPVSFQLLFFAISVIGAGIFALLDAKTMDVMSGGMSFLTVTAFWVFLISVCVAGASFLPQFDPEDEKAKIGKLLDKERKQSAQGKTEELIARAKALDQQVKALEDRLKGVGGGQAVAAPQTPPAGEKAAAAGGGAASGDIMKIGEEQWQLQECYNCHKLRGEGGKKRGPELDNIGTLLTVEEIQQKIADPKSFMAEGYDKEWQKGIMPDKFKDLMDPKEMLALATWLGSFKNTAINTPKPIKKK from the coding sequence ATGTGGAACTTATTTAAAAAGTTAGCGGTTGGATTAATTGTCGGTGGCGGGCTGGTCGCCATTGCGAATTCGCAAGAAGTGCCTGTTAGCTTCCAGCTCTTATTCTTTGCCATCTCGGTGATTGGCGCAGGGATCTTTGCGCTTCTTGACGCAAAGACCATGGACGTGATGAGCGGAGGGATGTCTTTCCTCACCGTGACCGCGTTCTGGGTCTTTCTGATCTCGGTGTGTGTCGCGGGTGCGTCATTCTTGCCACAATTCGATCCTGAGGATGAAAAGGCTAAGATCGGAAAGCTCCTGGATAAAGAGCGAAAACAGTCCGCCCAAGGGAAGACGGAAGAGCTGATTGCTCGCGCTAAGGCTCTCGATCAACAAGTGAAAGCGCTTGAGGATCGCCTCAAGGGGGTAGGTGGAGGGCAGGCGGTAGCCGCACCACAAACTCCTCCTGCTGGAGAAAAGGCCGCTGCTGCAGGTGGTGGCGCAGCCTCCGGCGACATCATGAAAATTGGTGAAGAGCAGTGGCAATTGCAGGAATGCTACAACTGCCACAAGCTGAGGGGAGAGGGCGGTAAGAAGCGTGGTCCGGAGTTGGATAACATCGGCACTCTGTTGACTGTCGAGGAGATTCAGCAAAAAATAGCTGACCCCAAGAGCTTTATGGCCGAGGGGTATGACAAGGAATGGCAAAAAGGCATTATGCCCGACAAGTTTAAGGATCTCATGGATCCTAAAGAAATGTTGGCGCTTGCCACATGGCTAGGTTCCTTCAAAAACACCGCAATCAATACTCCCAAGCCAATCAAGAAAAAGTAA
- a CDS encoding ethylbenzene dehydrogenase-related protein, producing the protein MKPANQIIRHVLRGGIGVLTAIMVGAATIGFAQESVSVRATLMTGGVPVDDPSAAAWSTAPAATFPMSPQVHWQNRIQEVTVKDVIVRALHDGKQVAVLVEYTDPTQDPDDAAALEFMVGDKKAHFAHGQPMLQVEGGPVNIWFWKNKAGKAVDMNAKGFGTLKAQEHQDVKAKGVYSNGTWKVVFSRDLATGHAEEDVQISPGQFISIAFAVWDGRKDGAGDLVEKGSQKAVSSWWYFRADAPPDYSGYMYAAIAAALALGFQFVLIRKLKKGQSA; encoded by the coding sequence ATGAAACCGGCGAATCAGATTATACGGCATGTTCTGCGTGGTGGGATCGGTGTACTTACGGCGATCATGGTTGGGGCGGCAACGATTGGCTTTGCTCAGGAGAGTGTTTCGGTGCGGGCTACGCTGATGACAGGGGGAGTCCCCGTGGACGATCCGAGTGCGGCAGCCTGGAGTACGGCACCGGCTGCCACGTTCCCAATGTCCCCACAGGTACATTGGCAGAATCGGATCCAGGAAGTGACGGTCAAGGATGTGATTGTGCGTGCCCTTCATGATGGGAAACAAGTGGCTGTGCTTGTTGAATATACCGATCCTACCCAGGATCCGGACGATGCAGCTGCGCTTGAGTTCATGGTGGGTGATAAGAAAGCGCACTTTGCGCATGGCCAGCCAATGCTGCAGGTTGAAGGTGGACCGGTCAATATCTGGTTCTGGAAGAACAAGGCGGGTAAAGCCGTTGATATGAATGCGAAAGGTTTCGGCACCTTGAAGGCGCAAGAGCATCAGGATGTGAAGGCAAAAGGTGTCTATTCGAACGGGACGTGGAAGGTGGTGTTTTCTCGAGACTTGGCCACTGGGCATGCCGAAGAGGATGTACAAATTTCCCCGGGTCAATTCATCAGTATTGCTTTTGCGGTCTGGGATGGTCGGAAAGATGGCGCTGGAGATCTGGTCGAGAAGGGGTCGCAAAAGGCCGTTTCGTCCTGGTGGTATTTCAGAGCCGATGCCCCGCCGGACTATTCCGGTTATATGTACGCAGCGATTGCGGCTGCATTGGCCTTGGGGTTCCAGTTTGTCCTGATCCGAAAACTCAAGAAAGGGCAGTCAGCATGA
- a CDS encoding QcrA and Rieske domain-containing protein, translated as MLQPKLKSKVRCTDHEIGEVSRVVLDPLSHEISHIVVSMNGSGERQVLMAQVQDVTEEAVQLRAPSADILALPPFKREDYVTTHEVEISHLEDNIHVTPGEVLVPLPDLEKSVKRRTFFMNFTHVIGFLIGLPLAYPILRFLMKPMYADFDNAWLKVGNVSKIKQEDVGTQFKYKKQVKEVYMPEYEVEKNVWVLRATPDLLEKVYQGKDVDFHDAKGKVIWTNKKDIPYIAFSGKCPHLGCGFKWRQHKTLGQVFLCPCHLSIYDAGGKVLDGPAPRGLDALPVKVSPSGEVEVIDMEFKAGTKSQIRIV; from the coding sequence ATGCTGCAACCAAAATTGAAATCTAAGGTCCGGTGTACGGATCACGAGATCGGGGAAGTTAGCCGGGTAGTCCTTGATCCCCTTTCCCATGAAATCAGTCATATCGTCGTCTCCATGAACGGCAGTGGGGAGCGACAGGTCTTGATGGCCCAGGTGCAGGATGTCACGGAAGAGGCGGTTCAGCTCCGGGCTCCTTCTGCGGATATCTTGGCGTTGCCTCCCTTCAAGCGAGAAGACTATGTCACGACGCACGAGGTAGAGATCTCGCATCTTGAAGATAATATCCATGTCACGCCTGGCGAGGTGTTGGTCCCTCTTCCCGATCTAGAGAAGAGCGTCAAGCGTCGAACATTTTTCATGAACTTTACCCATGTCATTGGGTTTTTGATCGGACTGCCTCTCGCGTATCCCATCCTCCGGTTCCTGATGAAGCCGATGTATGCTGATTTTGACAACGCCTGGCTTAAGGTCGGGAATGTGAGCAAGATCAAGCAAGAGGATGTCGGAACTCAATTTAAATACAAGAAACAGGTCAAAGAAGTGTACATGCCTGAATACGAAGTTGAGAAGAATGTCTGGGTACTCCGGGCGACTCCCGACTTACTGGAGAAGGTATATCAGGGTAAAGATGTCGACTTTCATGACGCCAAGGGGAAGGTAATCTGGACGAATAAAAAAGATATTCCCTATATCGCATTTTCCGGTAAGTGCCCCCATCTTGGGTGTGGCTTCAAGTGGCGCCAACACAAGACCCTGGGCCAGGTATTTCTCTGTCCCTGCCATTTGAGTATCTACGATGCGGGCGGGAAAGTTCTTGATGGGCCGGCTCCCCGTGGCTTGGATGCACTGCCGGTGAAGGTTTCCCCTTCCGGCGAGGTTGAGGTCATCGATATGGAATTTAAGGCCGGCACGAAGTCACAAATTCGGATTGTGTGA
- the ubiA gene encoding 4-hydroxybenzoate octaprenyltransferase: protein MSAPVTSSSAVSSVTPWSALARLIRLPNQTGTYLLLLPTLWALVLAARGIPPLKLLVVFMGGAFIMRSAGVIMNDLADQAFDRQVTRTKTRPLASGELSRLQAYTLLGLLLLVAAGLLLLLPPFVAWLSPVAVGLAALYPFTKRWIHIPQAMLGIAFGWGVIMAWAAVREQIELSAWLLFGATTVWAIAYDTIYAVQDLEDDRQVGVKSAALYLGASLHHGVGLAFATMLALFTITGWLNQLQWPFYCTLAGVGLFFMNQVRRLQQPVSPADAFAMFRSHIWAGLALLLGLLSGLLA from the coding sequence ATGTCCGCCCCCGTCACTTCCTCATCAGCGGTTTCGTCTGTCACTCCTTGGTCTGCTCTGGCCAGATTGATCCGCCTGCCGAACCAAACCGGCACGTATTTGTTACTCTTGCCCACCTTGTGGGCGTTGGTCCTCGCAGCCCGAGGAATCCCACCCTTGAAGCTACTCGTGGTGTTTATGGGAGGCGCATTCATCATGCGAAGCGCCGGTGTCATTATGAACGATTTAGCCGATCAGGCCTTCGATCGACAGGTGACCCGCACCAAGACTCGCCCACTGGCCTCCGGAGAGTTGTCTCGCCTGCAAGCTTATACGCTGCTGGGCCTGTTGTTACTAGTTGCGGCGGGCCTGCTGCTCCTACTTCCCCCATTTGTTGCCTGGCTTTCCCCCGTTGCCGTGGGTTTAGCAGCCTTGTATCCCTTCACGAAACGATGGATCCATATCCCTCAGGCCATGCTAGGGATTGCATTCGGCTGGGGCGTTATCATGGCCTGGGCTGCAGTCCGAGAGCAAATCGAACTCTCTGCTTGGCTTCTCTTTGGTGCCACCACCGTGTGGGCCATAGCCTACGACACGATCTACGCCGTACAAGACCTAGAAGATGACCGGCAAGTGGGAGTCAAGTCAGCGGCACTCTACCTTGGCGCATCGCTCCATCACGGAGTGGGCCTTGCGTTCGCAACCATGCTGGCCCTTTTCACCATCACCGGTTGGCTCAACCAGCTGCAATGGCCTTTTTATTGTACACTGGCGGGTGTGGGGCTATTTTTCATGAACCAGGTGAGACGCCTTCAACAACCAGTCTCTCCGGCCGACGCGTTCGCCATGTTCCGCAGTCATATTTGGGCAGGCCTTGCGCTCCTGCTTGGACTGCTTTCAGGTTTATTAGCCTAG
- a CDS encoding cytochrome b, with amino-acid sequence MKHSSPAVIPDHQPSTSEKVLAFLDERLGLKEMQAKMLNEPIPGGSRWAYVFGSILLFIFAMQAVTGTMLMFYYVPTADHAYDSTQYIIHDVDYGWFLLSYHFWGSSAMVVCVFAHMSQVFLWGAYKKPRELLWLVGIALFGIVITFGFTGYLLPWDQRAFWATLVGVEILDKTPIVGDFIARFLKGGASPGQMTLSRFFVLHVMILPAALMALAGLHIFLFRVAAPAGPFKGTKEEIQAKTDYFFPRQIWKDIVGMAFVFVGLCALALWEPVVLLDKATPDPGEYHPEPEWYFLFYFQLLRLKLFAGQFGQFMGAVALPVLFMGLMVALPFFDKDPERNIFKRPIALIIWIAIMVVIALFTVAAVINREFLD; translated from the coding sequence ATGAAACACTCATCGCCTGCTGTGATCCCAGACCATCAGCCCAGCACCAGTGAAAAGGTTCTTGCCTTTCTTGATGAGCGGCTTGGACTCAAGGAAATGCAGGCAAAGATGCTTAATGAGCCAATTCCGGGAGGCTCGCGTTGGGCCTACGTGTTTGGTTCGATCTTATTGTTTATCTTCGCCATGCAAGCGGTCACTGGTACCATGCTCATGTTTTACTATGTGCCGACCGCGGACCACGCATACGATAGCACGCAGTATATTATCCACGATGTCGATTACGGCTGGTTCTTGCTCAGCTACCATTTCTGGGGATCCAGCGCGATGGTTGTCTGTGTGTTTGCACATATGTCCCAGGTCTTCCTCTGGGGGGCGTATAAAAAACCTCGAGAGCTTCTCTGGCTGGTTGGGATCGCTCTCTTTGGAATCGTGATTACATTTGGTTTTACCGGGTATCTCTTGCCCTGGGATCAACGGGCATTCTGGGCGACACTTGTGGGTGTTGAGATTCTGGATAAAACACCGATCGTCGGCGATTTTATCGCAAGGTTTTTAAAGGGCGGTGCGAGTCCAGGGCAGATGACGTTGAGCCGCTTTTTTGTTCTCCACGTCATGATTCTCCCTGCGGCGTTGATGGCTTTGGCAGGGCTACACATCTTCTTGTTTCGTGTGGCGGCCCCAGCTGGTCCCTTTAAAGGGACAAAGGAAGAAATCCAAGCCAAAACCGACTATTTCTTTCCCCGTCAAATTTGGAAAGACATCGTTGGGATGGCTTTCGTCTTTGTCGGCCTTTGTGCCTTGGCTCTTTGGGAACCTGTTGTGCTGCTTGACAAGGCGACTCCTGATCCTGGGGAGTACCATCCAGAGCCGGAATGGTACTTTTTATTCTACTTCCAGCTGCTGCGACTGAAGCTGTTCGCTGGGCAGTTCGGCCAGTTTATGGGAGCGGTTGCACTGCCGGTCCTATTTATGGGGCTGATGGTCGCGCTTCCATTTTTCGATAAGGATCCTGAACGGAATATTTTTAAGCGACCGATTGCGCTGATTATCTGGATCGCGATTATGGTCGTGATCGCACTCTTTACAGTGGCGGCCGTTATCAATCGAGAGTTCCTAGACTAA